From Bacillus sp. Bos-x628, the proteins below share one genomic window:
- a CDS encoding heptaprenyl diphosphate synthase component 1 — protein MQDIYGILSNLNIKLNKKLSHPYLAKHLRAPLIDEDKLLLFHAMFDEAQMNAEKKENYILTAMLVQIALDTHDEVTTAAAIKQDEFKNRQLTILAGDYFSGLYYSLLSDMKDIYMIRTLATAIKEINEHKIRLYDRSIQDAAQFYKSVATVESALFQRISEHVQLTHWNEIASRFLVYKRFMKQAEDDKHLKLFLNDRYTDAYKCFENFEDKGFEQAKQPIKKYLVSSPVVQKELLTRLDHIKNEPAYHQKVEEG, from the coding sequence AAGACATCTACGGAATTTTATCTAATTTAAATATAAAGTTAAATAAAAAGCTTTCTCATCCTTATTTGGCGAAGCATTTACGAGCGCCACTCATTGATGAAGATAAGCTCCTTCTTTTTCATGCAATGTTTGATGAAGCTCAAATGAATGCAGAGAAAAAAGAAAATTATATTTTAACGGCGATGCTTGTGCAAATTGCCCTTGATACCCATGACGAAGTCACAACTGCTGCAGCAATTAAACAAGACGAATTCAAAAATCGTCAGCTGACCATTTTAGCAGGGGACTATTTTAGTGGTCTCTATTATTCTCTTCTCTCAGACATGAAAGACATTTACATGATCCGCACACTCGCTACCGCAATCAAAGAAATTAATGAACATAAAATTAGACTTTATGATCGGTCAATTCAAGATGCAGCGCAATTTTATAAAAGTGTTGCTACAGTGGAGTCAGCACTGTTCCAAAGAATTTCTGAGCACGTTCAATTAACGCATTGGAACGAGATTGCAAGTCGATTTCTAGTTTATAAACGTTTTATGAAACAAGCAGAAGATGACAAACATTTAAAACTTTTTTTGAACGATCGCTATACGGACGCCTATAAGTGTTTTGAAAACTTTGAGGATAAAGGCTTTGAACAAGCAAAACAGCCAATCAAGAAGTATCTTGTTTCATCTCCGGTCGTTCAAAAAGAGCTATTAACTCGCTTGGATCATATCAAAAATGAACCTGCGTACCATCAGAAAGTGGAAGAAGGGTAA
- the hepT gene encoding heptaprenyl diphosphate synthase component II — MKLKAMISFLNHDIDVIEKELEQTVRSDYALLSEAGLHLLQAGGKRIRPVFVLLSGMFGDYDINKIKYVAVALELIHMASLVHDDVIDDAELRRGKPTIKAKWDNRIAMYTGDYLFARSLEYMTKINHPMAHEILSKMVVELCLGEIEQVKDKYNMDQNLRTYLRRIKRKTALLIAGSCQLGAIAAGTDEKTHKALYWFGYYVGMSYQIIDDVLDFTSTEEELGKPVGGDLLQGNVTLPVLYALKNPTLEGQLKLINSETTEKQLKPVIENLKQTDAIDRSIRVSEMYLKKAFEQLEQLPRGRAKTSLASIAKYIGKRKF; from the coding sequence ATGAAACTAAAAGCAATGATCTCTTTTTTAAATCATGATATAGATGTAATTGAAAAAGAGCTTGAACAAACAGTTCGCTCTGATTATGCATTATTAAGTGAAGCAGGACTTCATTTGCTGCAAGCGGGCGGAAAACGAATCCGCCCCGTTTTTGTTCTCCTTTCCGGCATGTTTGGCGACTATGATATTAATAAAATTAAGTATGTAGCCGTTGCCCTAGAGCTGATCCATATGGCTTCGCTTGTCCATGATGATGTCATTGATGATGCAGAACTAAGAAGAGGCAAACCCACCATTAAGGCAAAATGGGACAATCGAATTGCCATGTATACAGGGGATTACTTATTCGCAAGATCGCTTGAGTATATGACGAAAATCAATCATCCAATGGCACATGAAATTTTGTCAAAAATGGTCGTCGAACTCTGTCTCGGTGAAATTGAGCAAGTAAAAGACAAATACAACATGGATCAAAACCTTCGTACATATTTAAGACGAATTAAGCGAAAAACAGCTTTACTCATTGCAGGCAGTTGCCAATTAGGTGCTATTGCAGCAGGTACAGATGAAAAAACGCATAAGGCTCTCTACTGGTTTGGGTACTATGTTGGGATGTCTTATCAAATCATTGATGATGTCCTTGACTTCACTTCAACGGAAGAGGAGCTGGGCAAGCCTGTTGGCGGGGACCTTCTACAAGGAAATGTGACACTTCCAGTCCTATATGCTCTGAAAAATCCAACACTAGAAGGTCAATTGAAATTGATTAATAGTGAAACAACAGAAAAGCAACTAAAACCTGTAATTGAAAACCTAAAACAAACAGATGCTATTGATCGTTCTATTCGAGTGAGTGAAATGTATCTGAAAAAAGCATTTGAACAGCTTGAACAGCTTCCACGTGGAC
- a CDS encoding demethylmenaquinone methyltransferase translates to MQQSKEQRVHRVFEKIYKNYDQMNSVISFKQHKKWRDKTMKLMNVPKGAKALDVCCGTADWTIALAEAAGEQGEVKGIDFSKNMLSVGETKVKAGGYSQIELLHGNAMELPFENDSFDYVTIGFGLRNVPDYLTVLKEMTRVVKPGGMVVCLETSQPEMIGFKQGYYVYFKYIMPLFGKLFAKSYQEYSWLQESAKTFPGMKELAALFEKAGLSDVSYHPFTGGVAATHIGKKL, encoded by the coding sequence ATGCAGCAATCAAAAGAACAGCGAGTACACCGTGTATTTGAAAAAATTTATAAAAACTATGATCAAATGAATTCCGTCATCAGCTTTAAGCAGCATAAAAAATGGCGCGATAAAACAATGAAGCTCATGAATGTTCCAAAAGGAGCAAAAGCACTAGATGTTTGCTGCGGAACAGCTGATTGGACCATTGCGCTTGCAGAAGCTGCAGGAGAGCAAGGCGAGGTCAAAGGGATTGATTTCAGTAAAAATATGCTGAGTGTCGGTGAAACGAAAGTGAAAGCAGGAGGTTATAGTCAAATCGAACTGCTTCACGGCAATGCAATGGAGCTTCCTTTTGAGAATGACTCATTTGATTATGTGACGATCGGTTTTGGTCTTCGAAACGTTCCTGATTACTTAACTGTATTAAAAGAAATGACAAGAGTAGTAAAGCCTGGCGGGATGGTTGTATGTCTAGAGACTTCACAGCCTGAAATGATTGGGTTCAAACAAGGATACTATGTCTATTTCAAATATATAATGCCGCTTTTTGGAAAGCTGTTTGCCAAAAGCTATCAGGAATATTCATGGCTTCAAGAATCAGCAAAAACGTTCCCTGGCATGAAAGAGCTAGCTGCACTTTTTGAAAAAGCAGGTTTGTCTGATGTCTCGTATCATCCATTTACAGGCGGTGTAGCAGCAACACATATCGGAAAGAAGCTTTGA